In a single window of the Renibacterium salmoninarum ATCC 33209 genome:
- a CDS encoding DUF3145 domain-containing protein — MSVVMARGVLFVHSAPTALCPHVEWAIGSVLDKRTDLEWTSQPAAPGSFRAELSWVGPQGTGSLLASALRGWAHLRYEVTEEPSAGVDGGRWSHTPELGIFHAVTDVHGNIMVSEDRIRYAYESGAGDPAQVYHELSLALGEAWDEELEAFRHAAEGAPVRWLHQVG, encoded by the coding sequence ATGTCTGTTGTAATGGCACGTGGAGTGCTTTTCGTGCACTCTGCCCCCACTGCGTTATGCCCACATGTCGAGTGGGCCATTGGTTCGGTGCTGGATAAGCGCACCGATCTTGAGTGGACCTCTCAACCTGCCGCCCCCGGATCATTTCGCGCAGAGCTCTCTTGGGTAGGCCCGCAAGGCACTGGCTCGCTGCTTGCTTCAGCTTTACGTGGCTGGGCACACCTTCGCTACGAGGTCACCGAGGAGCCTAGTGCTGGCGTAGATGGTGGGCGCTGGTCCCACACTCCTGAGCTGGGCATCTTTCACGCGGTAACCGATGTGCACGGAAACATCATGGTCTCAGAGGACCGTATTCGTTATGCCTACGAATCTGGGGCGGGCGATCCAGCTCAGGTTTATCACGAGCTTTCGCTCGCCCTCGGTGAAGCCTGGGATGAAGAGCTCGAAGCCTTCCGACATGCAGCTGAAGGCGCGCCCGTCCGCTGGCTCCACCAAGTTGGATAG
- a CDS encoding tyrosine recombinase XerC, whose product MNESELPVEFNRILSAFNQHLRAERARSEHTIRAYSADVESLMYYAIAAGVRSIDEIDLATIREWLGEQSSDGLARSTLARRAASTRTLMSWALREELISVDPTLRLKAPKRQKTLPGVLQQNQMARMLADLASAAEEGSAAALRDLAIVELLYAAGLRVGELAGLDLDDLDFERRTVVVLGKGNKERSVPFGQPAARALQAWLQTGRPAFYREGSGAALFLGTRGGRIDQRQIRSVVGSRFVALGDTSATSPHALRHTAATHLLDGGADLRAVQEILGHSSLATTQIYTHVSVDRLRSSYQQAHPRA is encoded by the coding sequence GTGAACGAGTCCGAACTACCCGTTGAATTCAATCGAATTCTCTCTGCGTTCAATCAGCACTTGCGCGCCGAGCGTGCTCGGTCAGAGCACACAATCCGGGCCTATTCGGCAGATGTAGAAAGCTTGATGTACTACGCGATTGCCGCCGGCGTTCGGTCAATAGATGAGATCGACTTAGCCACTATCCGAGAGTGGCTAGGCGAGCAAAGTTCAGATGGCTTAGCCCGTTCAACTCTCGCACGTCGCGCAGCAAGTACTCGGACGCTGATGTCCTGGGCGCTTCGCGAGGAATTAATATCCGTAGATCCCACGCTACGACTCAAAGCGCCAAAGCGGCAGAAGACGCTGCCGGGAGTTTTGCAGCAGAATCAGATGGCTCGTATGCTCGCTGATTTAGCATCAGCGGCTGAAGAAGGATCGGCAGCTGCATTGCGGGACCTAGCCATTGTCGAGTTACTTTACGCGGCAGGATTGCGTGTGGGCGAATTGGCTGGACTTGATCTTGACGATCTCGATTTCGAACGCCGAACAGTCGTAGTGCTTGGTAAAGGAAATAAAGAGCGGAGCGTGCCTTTTGGTCAGCCCGCGGCTAGAGCGCTTCAGGCTTGGCTCCAAACTGGTCGACCGGCGTTTTATCGTGAGGGAAGCGGCGCTGCACTTTTTTTAGGCACCCGTGGCGGTCGGATCGATCAACGGCAGATCAGATCCGTCGTTGGAAGCCGTTTTGTGGCTTTGGGAGATACTTCTGCGACAAGTCCGCACGCCCTGCGACACACTGCAGCAACTCATTTGCTCGACGGCGGCGCAGATTTGCGCGCGGTACAAGAGATTCTGGGCCACTCGTCGCTGGCAACGACTCAAATCTATACTCATGTCTCGGTCGATCGTCTTCGGTCGAGCTATCAGCAAGCGCATCCGCGAGCCTAA
- a CDS encoding dihydrofolate reductase family protein — protein MGKLILTMHTSADGFVATGDGKMWPTFGWPAEAQSLVNELYADVEAAIYGRGIYQTVIPFWTDVAINGVPHGAPLGEFDLDFARLLLPVRKYVVSRTYEPQEPDTTAIRANIATEVERIKAGTSGAVVLLAGGAITAELLKAKLIDEILLLTGPVLLGSGRPLADLSEPIPLSLLSVDTFAPKCVVSRYRIEADFPTQR, from the coding sequence ATGGGTAAGTTGATTTTGACAATGCACACTAGCGCGGATGGCTTCGTGGCAACTGGGGACGGGAAAATGTGGCCGACTTTCGGTTGGCCTGCCGAAGCACAGAGCTTGGTCAACGAGCTGTATGCAGATGTCGAAGCTGCTATTTATGGTCGAGGAATCTATCAGACGGTCATTCCGTTTTGGACCGACGTCGCGATTAACGGTGTGCCTCATGGCGCGCCGTTAGGCGAGTTCGATCTGGATTTTGCAAGGCTGCTTTTGCCCGTTCGAAAATACGTAGTTTCTAGAACCTACGAGCCGCAAGAACCAGATACAACAGCGATTCGAGCTAACATCGCCACCGAAGTCGAACGAATTAAGGCAGGGACGTCCGGTGCTGTAGTTCTGCTAGCTGGCGGCGCAATTACCGCTGAGCTTCTCAAAGCCAAATTGATCGATGAGATTCTTCTACTGACCGGACCGGTACTCCTCGGCAGTGGAAGACCCTTGGCTGACCTATCCGAGCCGATCCCGCTGAGCTTGTTGAGCGTTGACACCTTTGCCCCGAAATGTGTGGTTTCGAGATATCGCATCGAAGCGGATTTTCCAACGCAGCGCTAA
- a CDS encoding beta-ketoacyl-[acyl-carrier-protein] synthase family protein: MPRKVVITGLGATTPIGGDVKTTWQNALIGVSGARTLTDDWVSQYELPVTFAARASTPATEVLGRVEAKRLDPSSQFAVITAREAWADAGNPEVDQDRFAVAFATGIGGVWTLLDAWDTLRDRGPRRVLPMTVPMLMPNGAAAAVSLDLGARGGAHTPVSACASGTEALHQALELIRSGKTDIVVAGGTEAAIHPMTLAAFSSMQALSRRNDDPEHASRPYDLNRDGFVMGEGAGALVLEAEEHALARGARIYGELAGTSVTADAYHITAPDPEGLGATRALKAALFDARALPQDVVHVNAHATSTPVGDKPEYTALRAAFGDHVDNIAVSATKSQMGHLLGASGAVEAVLTVKAVFDRKAPATINLETQDPEIPLDVVTTSRDLPSGDIVALSNSFGFGGHNAVIVVRNY; this comes from the coding sequence ATGCCCCGCAAAGTAGTCATCACCGGACTCGGCGCCACCACGCCGATTGGCGGTGACGTCAAGACAACCTGGCAGAACGCCTTGATTGGCGTTTCCGGCGCGCGCACGCTGACTGACGATTGGGTAAGTCAATATGAGCTGCCAGTTACCTTTGCAGCCCGCGCATCCACTCCTGCCACCGAGGTTTTGGGCCGAGTCGAGGCGAAACGCCTTGACCCCTCGAGCCAATTCGCAGTAATCACTGCCCGCGAAGCTTGGGCGGATGCTGGTAATCCAGAAGTTGACCAGGATCGGTTTGCCGTTGCATTTGCTACCGGAATTGGCGGAGTTTGGACGCTTCTCGATGCCTGGGATACATTGCGTGACCGCGGACCTCGACGAGTACTGCCAATGACCGTGCCAATGTTGATGCCCAATGGTGCAGCCGCGGCAGTGAGCCTTGATCTCGGAGCTCGAGGCGGTGCACACACTCCAGTATCTGCCTGCGCTTCTGGCACAGAAGCTCTTCATCAAGCGCTTGAGTTGATTCGCTCAGGTAAGACCGACATCGTGGTGGCCGGTGGTACCGAGGCTGCGATTCACCCGATGACGCTCGCGGCATTTTCATCGATGCAAGCACTTTCGCGTCGAAATGACGATCCGGAACACGCGTCTCGTCCATACGACCTCAACCGTGACGGTTTCGTCATGGGTGAAGGTGCTGGCGCCCTGGTGCTTGAGGCCGAGGAACACGCTTTGGCACGCGGCGCTCGAATTTACGGCGAACTCGCTGGCACTTCGGTCACCGCAGACGCCTATCACATCACCGCGCCGGATCCGGAAGGCCTGGGAGCCACCAGAGCGCTCAAAGCCGCCCTGTTCGACGCCCGTGCGCTGCCGCAAGATGTAGTACACGTCAACGCACACGCCACCTCGACGCCGGTTGGAGATAAGCCCGAATACACCGCCCTGCGCGCGGCTTTCGGAGACCATGTGGACAACATCGCGGTTTCCGCGACGAAATCCCAGATGGGACACCTCCTGGGTGCATCCGGAGCGGTCGAAGCTGTTTTGACCGTGAAAGCAGTATTCGATCGCAAAGCGCCAGCGACGATTAACCTGGAGACGCAAGATCCAGAGATCCCGCTAGATGTGGTGACGACTTCTCGAGATTTGCCTAGCGGCGATATTGTCGCCCTGAGCAATTCCTTTGGCTTTGGCGGACATAACGCCGTGATCGTGGTCCGTAACTACTAA